A region of Nostoc sp. 'Peltigera membranacea cyanobiont' N6 DNA encodes the following proteins:
- a CDS encoding RNA-binding S4 domain-containing protein translates to MKKIRDNTIKLNQYLKLMGIVPTGGQAKLMIQGGDVQVNGMLETRRGRRLVPGDKVTIEGKTLEVNLDNNEDQHLVIDFPEQTE, encoded by the coding sequence ATGAAGAAAATCCGAGACAACACAATTAAGTTAAATCAATATTTAAAGTTGATGGGCATAGTGCCAACTGGAGGACAAGCCAAGCTGATGATTCAAGGTGGCGATGTTCAAGTAAACGGGATGCTGGAAACCCGACGAGGGCGGCGACTAGTACCGGGTGATAAAGTGACAATAGAAGGAAAAACTTTAGAGGTGAATTTGGATAACAATGAAGACCAACACTTAGTGATAGATTTTCCTGAACAAACTGAGTAA
- the arfB gene encoding alternative ribosome rescue aminoacyl-tRNA hydrolase ArfB: protein MLQISNKVIIPQSEIEISAIRSQGAGGQNVNKVSTAIHLRFDIVASSLPDYYKEQLLKLNDRRITQDGVVVIKAQEHRSQENNRESALRRLQELIQSAVVVTIKRKPTKPTRSSQRKRLDYKTKHGQVKSNRGEVTDY from the coding sequence ATGCTGCAAATTTCCAATAAAGTTATCATCCCGCAGAGTGAGATTGAAATTAGTGCGATTCGTTCGCAAGGAGCAGGAGGCCAAAATGTCAATAAGGTTTCCACGGCGATTCACTTGCGCTTCGATATTGTCGCTTCATCATTACCGGATTATTATAAAGAACAACTTTTAAAGCTGAACGATCGACGCATCACCCAGGATGGAGTTGTTGTAATTAAAGCACAAGAACACCGAAGCCAAGAAAACAATCGGGAGTCAGCTTTGAGACGACTTCAAGAACTGATTCAAAGCGCAGTTGTAGTAACCATAAAGCGCAAACCGACCAAACCAACTCGCAGTTCTCAAAGAAAGCGCCTTGACTACAAAACTAAACACGGACAGGTTAAGTCTAACAGAGGGGAAGTGACAGATTATTGA
- a CDS encoding GNAT family N-acetyltransferase produces MKVMDYYIRPLTQEDEAFLWQMLYEAAHLIENVNLTVQDAMNNPDLAKYVKDWGRKDDSGFVAILESSNQPVGAAWLRLLTGENKGYGYVDDQTPELAIAILPQHRNKGIGTQLLTHLLATAKTSYPSISLSTRATNPAVSLYKRFGWEVLADSETINQVCGISFKMKIDF; encoded by the coding sequence ATGAAAGTTATGGATTATTATATTCGTCCACTTACACAAGAAGACGAGGCTTTTCTTTGGCAAATGCTATATGAAGCAGCCCATCTCATAGAAAATGTTAATTTGACAGTACAGGATGCAATGAATAATCCTGATTTGGCAAAATATGTTAAAGATTGGGGACGTAAAGATGATAGCGGCTTTGTCGCTATTCTAGAAAGTAGTAATCAACCAGTAGGAGCGGCATGGCTGCGTCTATTGACAGGTGAAAATAAAGGATATGGCTATGTTGACGATCAAACTCCTGAACTAGCTATTGCAATTCTTCCTCAACATAGAAATAAAGGCATAGGAACGCAGTTACTCACACATTTGTTAGCAACAGCTAAAACATCTTACCCATCAATATCACTTAGTACCAGAGCGACAAATCCAGCCGTGAGTTTATATAAACGATTTGGCTGGGAAGTTCTTGCTGACAGTGAGACAATCAACCAAGTTTGTGGTATCTCTTTTAAAATGAAAATTGATTTTTAA
- a CDS encoding pyridoxamine 5'-phosphate oxidase family protein — protein sequence MAKVFDCITDEQQEFIAAQHLFFVGSAPLSPTGHVNLSPKGLGCFRVLSPSRVGYLDLTGSGNETSAHLQENGRITFMFCAFEEPARILRLYGQGNTILPSSPDWDSLYSLFVPMPGTRQIIVADIEKIQISCGFGVPLYEYRGERQTLVNWASNKGEEGVREYQQKKNLVSIDGLATPLSKLP from the coding sequence ATGGCTAAAGTTTTTGACTGTATTACTGACGAACAGCAAGAGTTTATTGCAGCCCAACATCTTTTCTTTGTTGGCTCTGCACCCTTGAGTCCTACGGGTCATGTTAACCTATCTCCTAAAGGTTTAGGCTGCTTTCGCGTCCTCTCTCCCAGCCGAGTAGGTTACTTAGACCTTACAGGCAGTGGTAACGAAACCTCAGCCCATTTGCAAGAAAATGGGCGGATAACCTTCATGTTTTGCGCTTTTGAAGAACCCGCGCGTATCCTGCGTCTTTACGGTCAAGGAAACACGATTTTACCGAGTTCTCCAGATTGGGACTCTCTATATTCTTTGTTTGTACCGATGCCTGGAACTCGTCAAATTATCGTCGCCGACATTGAAAAAATACAGATTTCCTGTGGTTTTGGCGTACCACTCTATGAATATCGAGGTGAGCGCCAGACTTTAGTCAACTGGGCTAGCAACAAAGGTGAAGAGGGAGTTAGAGAATATCAACAGAAGAAAAATCTTGTCAGTATTGACGGTTTAGCGACACCCCTGAGTAAATTACCGTGA